In Hyphomicrobiaceae bacterium, the following are encoded in one genomic region:
- a CDS encoding ABC transporter permease — MAPVSTQTYSTPARVSRLRAPQAGLERLGWAVASLATLVLLWHVGAEWAHSRYFPTPAAVFDVLKREALDGQLFTHVGATLLRVVMAFTIAMFIGSVIGMLLGRFKTADRFFDTWLILVLNLPALVTITLSYVWLGMNGTAAVVAVAINQIPNVAVTMREGARSLSRDLAEMAQIYKFGPWRTFRHVILPQLAPFFAAAARSGLALVWKIVLVVEALGGSGRGVGYQIYIAFGSFDVTTILAYALAFIVIVQIIELAILQPIQARVNKWRR, encoded by the coding sequence ATGGCACCCGTTTCGACCCAAACCTATTCCACACCCGCACGGGTTAGCCGGTTAAGGGCGCCGCAAGCCGGACTGGAGCGTCTGGGCTGGGCGGTGGCCTCGTTGGCAACTCTGGTGCTGTTGTGGCACGTCGGCGCCGAGTGGGCGCACAGCCGGTATTTTCCCACTCCCGCCGCCGTCTTCGACGTGCTGAAACGTGAGGCGTTGGACGGGCAGCTGTTTACCCACGTTGGCGCGACGCTGTTGCGAGTCGTCATGGCGTTCACCATCGCCATGTTCATCGGCAGCGTTATCGGTATGCTGCTTGGTCGCTTCAAAACCGCTGATCGGTTCTTTGACACCTGGCTCATTCTCGTTTTGAACCTGCCGGCTCTTGTCACGATCACCTTGAGTTATGTGTGGCTGGGCATGAACGGGACCGCGGCGGTTGTCGCCGTTGCGATCAATCAAATCCCGAATGTGGCCGTGACAATGCGCGAAGGCGCGCGCAGTCTTTCGCGCGATCTCGCTGAGATGGCGCAGATCTACAAGTTTGGCCCATGGCGCACGTTCCGCCACGTGATCCTGCCGCAGCTCGCGCCCTTCTTTGCCGCGGCGGCGCGTTCGGGGCTGGCGCTTGTTTGGAAGATCGTTCTGGTCGTCGAGGCGCTGGGTGGAAGTGGCCGCGGCGTCGGCTATCAGATCTACATTGCATTCGGCAGTTTCGACGTGACGACCATTCTGGCCTACGCGCTCGCCTTCATCGTGATTGTGCAGATCATCGAGCTTGCCATTCTCCAACCTATTCAGGCCAGGGTGAACAAATGGCGGCGCTGA
- a CDS encoding ATP-binding cassette domain-containing protein — MEQELARMGASAGGNGKIRVNVDRKIFPALADRDAQLVLSDVSFDVAPREFLVLTGPSGCGKSTLLNIIAGLDTDFEGSIDLGAGRDAMTFIFQAPRLLPWRTVYENIALALPEGDARLARIPEMLARVGLTEAANAYPERISLGMQRRASLARGFIVEPQILLMDEPFVSLDDPTAQSLRQLLLELIARQPTTVIFVTHDRAEAIQLGTRILRLSPGKASVVDDISVRLTPEQRRDRTAVLAEQMRVFGTG, encoded by the coding sequence ATGGAACAAGAGCTCGCAAGGATGGGCGCCAGCGCCGGAGGTAACGGAAAGATCCGCGTCAACGTCGATCGTAAGATCTTTCCTGCTCTTGCCGACCGCGATGCGCAGCTCGTTCTGAGCGATGTCTCCTTCGATGTTGCTCCTCGCGAGTTTCTTGTGCTGACCGGCCCGTCAGGCTGCGGCAAGAGCACCTTGCTCAACATCATCGCAGGCCTCGATACGGACTTCGAAGGCTCGATTGATCTTGGGGCGGGCCGCGATGCGATGACCTTCATTTTCCAGGCCCCGCGGCTGCTCCCATGGCGGACTGTTTATGAAAACATCGCCCTTGCATTGCCGGAGGGCGATGCCCGGCTTGCGCGTATTCCCGAGATGCTTGCACGCGTGGGGCTAACCGAAGCCGCAAATGCGTATCCAGAGCGGATTTCCTTAGGTATGCAGCGGCGCGCTTCGCTGGCGCGGGGATTTATCGTGGAGCCCCAGATCTTGCTCATGGACGAGCCGTTCGTGTCGCTCGATGATCCAACGGCCCAGAGCCTGCGGCAATTGCTCTTGGAACTGATCGCACGCCAGCCCACGACGGTAATTTTCGTTACCCATGACCGCGCCGAGGCAATACAACTCGGCACCCGCATCTTGCGCCTCTCGCCTGGAAAGGCCAGTGTCGTGGACGATATCTCGGTGCGGCTCACGCCAGAGCAGCGCAGGGACAGGACAGCCGTTCTTGCCGAGCAGATGCGGGTGTTCGGCACAGGCTGA
- a CDS encoding (5-formylfuran-3-yl)methyl phosphate synthase, translated as MSDSSQRGAPAFLASVTNTEEAYTAFAAGADVIDCKDPATGALGRLDLGEIADIVRAVSALAPVSATIGDSFANVPEMVQSAQEVAATGVAIVKCGFDGSPDDVAAAEALAAAELGKAKLFAVLSADKISDFSIVPHLAQLGFMGVMLDTADKRRGALPQVMETDRLSAFLAIARSYGLAAGLAGSLRLSDIQTLAALGPDILGFRGALCEGGRTGAVDEARVAAVRRELDRVAGAIGKRSVA; from the coding sequence ATGTCCGACAGTTCGCAGCGGGGTGCGCCCGCTTTCCTCGCCAGTGTCACCAACACCGAAGAGGCGTATACCGCATTCGCCGCAGGTGCTGACGTCATCGATTGCAAGGATCCCGCGACCGGAGCGCTCGGCCGTCTCGATCTTGGCGAGATCGCAGACATTGTGAGGGCGGTGTCGGCGCTTGCTCCGGTCAGCGCCACCATTGGCGACAGCTTTGCAAACGTCCCTGAGATGGTGCAATCAGCGCAGGAGGTCGCGGCAACGGGCGTCGCTATCGTCAAATGTGGATTTGACGGATCGCCCGATGATGTTGCGGCGGCCGAAGCGTTGGCAGCAGCCGAGCTTGGCAAAGCCAAGCTGTTTGCCGTGCTATCGGCTGACAAGATTTCCGATTTCAGCATCGTGCCGCACTTGGCGCAGCTCGGCTTTATGGGCGTCATGCTCGACACTGCGGACAAGCGGCGCGGTGCGCTGCCGCAAGTGATGGAGACAGACCGTCTCTCGGCTTTCCTTGCTATTGCGCGCAGCTATGGACTGGCTGCGGGTCTCGCGGGCTCGCTACGTCTATCTGACATCCAAACCCTCGCGGCCTTAGGGCCAGATATTCTCGGCTTCCGCGGCGCTTTGTGCGAGGGTGGGCGGACAGGCGCGGTGGACGAAGCGCGCGTTGCGGCCGTCCGGCGAGAACTTGATCGCGTCGCAGGTGCAATTGGGAAACGCTCGGTGGCCTAG
- a CDS encoding dihydroneopterin aldolase — MTSKASAKTSASKKTTAAREIGDTIFVKDFIVDCNVGVYAEEQGVTQKVAFTVEARLAPEVHSVDDAMVEVPSYADIIDFIVGLARGGHINLVETFAERIAENCLADRRIVAVRVRLEKLERGPQRGVEIVRPATKAAAREFGRG; from the coding sequence ATGACATCGAAAGCCTCCGCCAAGACATCCGCGAGCAAAAAGACAACGGCCGCGCGCGAGATTGGCGACACGATCTTCGTCAAAGATTTCATCGTAGATTGCAACGTCGGCGTCTACGCGGAGGAGCAGGGCGTAACCCAGAAGGTCGCGTTCACGGTTGAGGCGCGGTTGGCGCCCGAGGTCCACTCCGTGGATGACGCGATGGTGGAGGTTCCATCCTACGCGGATATTATCGATTTCATCGTTGGGCTGGCGCGCGGTGGTCACATCAACCTGGTCGAGACGTTCGCCGAGCGCATTGCCGAAAATTGTCTCGCTGATCGGCGGATCGTGGCCGTGCGCGTGCGGCTGGAAAAGCTGGAGCGCGGACCTCAGCGCGGTGTCGAGATCGTCCGGCCGGCCACAAAAGCAGCCGCGCGCGAATTTGGCCGTGGCTGA
- a CDS encoding uridylate kinase — translation MAEVWAADTPRPIVVKVGGSLMQAGRLRDCLALIAKAEHPIIVVPGGGPFADAVRDLQQKLGLDDAVAHRLAILSMHQMAEVMCSMEDRLTPAERPEDFARFIADGRIPVWLPLTMCRDDRGIPTDWTITSDGLAARLAERLGGLEVILVKSVAVENGSTVQQLAQGEIVDPAFAQIVSAAKLPWRVLGPGDDALLARLIGAPSP, via the coding sequence GTGGCTGAGGTCTGGGCGGCCGATACGCCAAGGCCGATTGTCGTCAAGGTCGGTGGATCTCTCATGCAGGCTGGGCGACTGCGCGACTGTCTTGCGTTGATCGCCAAGGCCGAACATCCGATCATCGTCGTCCCTGGCGGTGGTCCATTCGCTGACGCGGTGCGCGATCTTCAGCAGAAGCTCGGCCTTGACGATGCGGTTGCCCACCGCCTCGCCATTCTCAGTATGCATCAAATGGCCGAAGTGATGTGCTCCATGGAGGACCGCTTGACACCCGCGGAGCGCCCGGAAGACTTCGCGCGCTTTATTGCTGACGGCAGAATACCGGTATGGCTGCCGTTAACGATGTGCCGAGACGATCGCGGAATTCCGACAGACTGGACCATCACATCCGACGGGCTCGCTGCGCGGCTTGCCGAGAGACTTGGTGGGCTTGAAGTTATCCTCGTCAAATCAGTTGCTGTCGAGAACGGGAGCACCGTCCAACAGCTCGCGCAGGGAGAGATCGTTGATCCGGCATTTGCTCAGATCGTGAGTGCAGCCAAGCTGCCGTGGCGTGTGCTTGGACCCGGCGATGATGCCCTTCTGGCGCGACTGATCGGGGCGCCGTCACCTTGA
- a CDS encoding flavoprotein gives MDYEKELKGIARPRFGWALTGSGHFFKESLEIMRELPNLDVFVSKAAVEVIRMYKQDFELAADVRIFKDTTASAAPVGAFYYGVYHTLIMAPATSNTVAKCVAGISDNLATNVFAQAGKCRVPTIVFACDTAPEMDTEAPKGMVKVYPRRVDLENTEKLKSFEATTVVETVAALREAVAARLTWLKTQKTASFS, from the coding sequence ATGGATTATGAAAAGGAACTCAAAGGCATCGCCAGACCGCGGTTCGGTTGGGCGCTGACCGGATCCGGGCACTTCTTCAAGGAGAGCCTGGAGATCATGCGAGAGCTGCCAAATCTCGACGTATTCGTCTCCAAGGCGGCGGTCGAGGTTATCCGCATGTACAAGCAGGATTTCGAGTTGGCGGCGGACGTGCGCATTTTCAAGGATACGACAGCGAGCGCGGCACCGGTCGGCGCGTTTTACTATGGCGTCTACCATACCTTGATCATGGCGCCGGCGACTTCCAATACGGTCGCCAAGTGCGTGGCCGGCATTTCAGACAACCTCGCGACCAATGTTTTCGCGCAGGCCGGGAAATGCCGCGTTCCGACAATCGTGTTTGCCTGCGATACCGCACCGGAGATGGATACCGAAGCGCCAAAGGGCATGGTGAAGGTGTATCCCCGACGCGTCGATCTTGAAAATACCGAAAAGCTAAAGTCGTTCGAGGCCACGACGGTCGTCGAGACGGTGGCGGCATTGCGAGAGGCCGTTGCGGCCAGGCTGACATGGCTCAAGACGCAAAAGACAGCATCCTTTTCCTGA